From the Quercus lobata isolate SW786 chromosome 6, ValleyOak3.0 Primary Assembly, whole genome shotgun sequence genome, one window contains:
- the LOC115993837 gene encoding rho GDP-dissociation inhibitor 1-like — MSAAVGAAISATKDVTFNPQMEEEELRNNKNNKVGGEPSRLPHSDDGHGNDHEDDDEPEEEDDAKLKSNKELDLGPQFSLKEQLEKDKDDESLRKWKEKLLGSVDLSAVGESKEPEVKMQSLTILCPGRPDLILPIPFGNNSKRVLFTLKEGSQYRLKFSFTVSNNIVLGLKYTNVVWKTGMKVDNSKRMLGTFSPQQEPYTCEMEEETTPSGIFARGTYSARTKFVDDDGKCYLDVCYYFEIQKNWPKPS, encoded by the exons atgtcgGCTGCTGTGGGAGCTGCTATTTCTGCAACCAAGGACGTTACCTTCAATCCTCaaatggaagaagaagagcTCAGGAATAACAAGAACAACAAGGTTGGTGGTGAACCAAGCCGGCTCCCACATAGTGATGATGGCCATGGAAATGATCACGAAGATGATGATGAGCCAGAGGAAGAGGATGATGCAAAGTTGAAATCTAACAAGGAATTGGACCTTGGTCCTCAATTTTCTCTCAAGGAGCAGCTAGAAAAAGATAAA GATGACGAAAGTTTGAGGAAATGGAAGGAAAAACTTCTTGGAAGTGTTGATCTCTCTGCTGTCGGAG AGAGTAAAGAACCAGAAGTGAAGATGCAAAGCCTCACAATACTATGCCCGGGGCGACCAGATCTCATTTTGCCAATTCCATTTGGTAACAATTCTAAAAGGGTTCTCTTCACCCTCAAGGAAGGAAGTCAGTACCGCCTCAAATTTAGCTTCACCGTCTCCAACAATATTGTCTTGGGCCTCAAATACACTAACGTTGTGTGGAAGACCGGTATGAAAG tGGACAATTCAAAGAGAATGTTGGGAACTTTTAGTCCTCAGCAGGAGCCTTATACGTGTGAAATGGAAGAAGAAACCACCCCTTCTGGCATTTTTGCAAGAGGCACTTATTCTGCAAGAACCAAG tttgttgatgatgatggaaAATGCTATTTGGACGTGTGTTACTACTTCGAAATTCAAAAGAATTGGCCAAAACCCTCTTAA